The Candidatus Kryptonium sp. genome contains a region encoding:
- a CDS encoding serine hydrolase, producing MKRLILFLSSFILFIALIITIQNGFSKFWGQAMQSQQQKRPQERVKLSELKKDQWVNYWMKKLTLEEKVAQMIMPDARGIFLAKDNKEFKRLVHYVKDRKVGGLIFFRGDVYETADMINYFQKIAEVPLLISADFEWGAAMRLDNTTHFPPAMGIAATGKPEYAYEAGRITAIEGRAIGIHQNYAPTVDVNNNYKNPVINIRSFGETPEIVSKFAVEFIRGLQENGMIATAKHFPGHGDTDIDSHLDLPVINHPKPRLDSIELPPFKDAIKSGVKSIMIAHISFPQIDTAKNLPSTLSYNIVTGLLKNELGFKGLIVTDAMTMRGVTKLYSNALASVLAVKAGNDIILTPPDVDEAIDAIVKAVKRGEISEERINESVRKILEFKYDLGLHKNRFVDMNKIRDVVATEEHLRKAKEIARASISVVKNDGILPLMQFDKNKILLITMVDSNEPNTGNSFISEFSKRYANVSFERVDLRSTNEELNAILSKVNNFDIIIVSAYVRVRAYQASISLPEKQARFLKQVLDSGKPVILISFGNPYIAIDYPGVKAYICSYSDAQPVVEATAEVLFGEISPQGKLPISIPGFASLGTGLTYPKTTLRYGYPDEAGLDANKLAKLDTIMEKAIKDSVTPGAVLLVARNGVVAYHKAFGTYSYDPYSRKVNQNSIYDMASITKVAATTIAIMKLYEEGKINLDDPVAKYIPKFAQNGKEKVTIRNLLLHNSGLPSWKPFYKICKTQDEILDSIYAHPLVYKTGDSTVYSDPGFITLGKIVEVVTGMSLNEYVKRTFYIPLGLRSTTFLPPKDWLENIAPTEYDSTLGKFVHGVVHDENARALGGVSGHAGLFSNARDIAVLMQMILNGGEYGGKRFFKKETVELFTKRQPNNRGLGWDNALSPYGKSALDGAFGENAFGHTGFTGTSVYVYPEKNLIAVLLTNRVHPTRANNKHIQLRKVVHKAIAEAIVN from the coding sequence ATGAAAAGACTTATTCTCTTTTTGAGCTCGTTTATATTGTTCATAGCACTCATTATCACGATTCAAAATGGATTCAGTAAGTTTTGGGGTCAAGCTATGCAAAGCCAACAGCAAAAAAGACCGCAAGAGCGAGTTAAATTGAGTGAGCTCAAGAAGGACCAGTGGGTTAATTATTGGATGAAGAAATTAACTCTTGAAGAAAAAGTTGCCCAAATGATAATGCCAGATGCTCGTGGGATCTTCCTTGCGAAAGATAATAAAGAGTTTAAACGGCTTGTCCATTATGTAAAAGATAGAAAAGTTGGCGGATTGATCTTCTTTCGTGGCGATGTGTATGAAACAGCCGATATGATAAACTATTTTCAAAAGATTGCTGAAGTTCCTCTTTTAATTTCTGCAGATTTTGAATGGGGCGCTGCTATGCGTCTTGATAATACAACGCATTTCCCGCCTGCTATGGGAATTGCTGCGACCGGGAAACCAGAATATGCTTACGAGGCAGGAAGAATAACAGCAATTGAAGGGCGAGCGATCGGAATACATCAAAATTATGCTCCAACAGTAGATGTAAATAATAATTACAAAAATCCAGTGATAAACATTCGCTCCTTTGGTGAAACTCCAGAGATCGTTTCAAAATTTGCAGTTGAATTTATCCGTGGACTTCAAGAAAATGGAATGATAGCAACAGCGAAACATTTCCCAGGTCATGGTGATACAGATATTGATTCACATCTTGATCTTCCAGTTATCAATCATCCTAAACCAAGATTGGATTCAATTGAGCTACCGCCTTTCAAAGATGCTATAAAGTCCGGTGTTAAGTCAATTATGATTGCCCATATATCTTTCCCTCAAATAGATACTGCAAAAAATCTGCCATCAACATTGTCCTATAACATAGTTACGGGACTTTTGAAAAATGAACTTGGCTTTAAAGGTTTAATTGTTACTGATGCTATGACGATGCGCGGTGTGACAAAACTTTATTCAAATGCCCTTGCTTCTGTTTTAGCTGTGAAAGCTGGTAATGATATAATTTTAACTCCGCCAGATGTTGATGAAGCAATTGATGCAATCGTTAAAGCAGTCAAGAGAGGTGAAATAAGCGAAGAAAGAATAAATGAATCGGTTAGGAAGATCCTTGAGTTCAAGTATGATCTCGGCTTGCATAAAAATAGGTTTGTTGATATGAATAAAATTCGTGATGTCGTCGCAACAGAGGAACATCTCCGCAAAGCTAAAGAGATCGCGCGAGCTTCAATAAGTGTCGTGAAAAACGACGGGATTTTACCACTGATGCAGTTTGATAAGAACAAGATCTTGCTAATAACTATGGTTGATTCAAATGAACCCAATACTGGAAATTCATTTATTTCGGAGTTCTCAAAAAGATATGCGAACGTTTCTTTTGAAAGAGTTGATTTAAGAAGCACCAACGAAGAATTGAATGCGATACTTTCAAAGGTTAATAATTTTGACATCATCATAGTTTCAGCATATGTTCGTGTCCGAGCTTATCAAGCTTCAATTTCACTTCCGGAAAAACAAGCAAGATTCTTAAAGCAGGTTCTTGATTCTGGTAAACCTGTTATCTTAATTTCTTTTGGCAATCCTTATATTGCCATTGATTATCCTGGCGTGAAAGCGTATATATGTTCATATTCAGATGCTCAACCTGTTGTTGAGGCGACTGCGGAGGTTTTGTTTGGAGAGATCTCTCCACAAGGCAAACTACCGATCAGCATCCCAGGTTTCGCATCACTTGGAACTGGGTTGACCTATCCAAAAACAACGCTTCGTTATGGTTATCCCGATGAAGCTGGTCTTGATGCAAATAAACTTGCCAAACTTGACACGATAATGGAAAAGGCAATTAAAGATTCAGTAACGCCCGGAGCTGTTCTTCTCGTGGCGAGGAATGGAGTTGTAGCTTATCATAAAGCATTCGGGACATATAGCTATGATCCTTATTCAAGAAAGGTCAACCAAAACTCAATCTATGACATGGCTTCAATTACGAAAGTCGCTGCAACAACAATTGCGATTATGAAACTTTATGAGGAAGGGAAAATCAATCTTGACGATCCTGTTGCGAAATATATCCCTAAATTTGCTCAAAATGGAAAAGAAAAAGTCACTATAAGAAATTTACTTCTTCACAACAGCGGATTACCATCATGGAAGCCGTTTTACAAAATTTGTAAAACACAAGATGAAATTCTTGATTCAATTTACGCGCATCCGCTTGTTTATAAGACGGGCGATTCAACTGTTTACAGCGATCCTGGTTTTATAACGCTCGGAAAAATCGTTGAAGTTGTAACTGGTATGTCTCTTAATGAGTATGTAAAGAGAACATTTTATATCCCGCTCGGATTGAGGTCAACGACATTTTTACCTCCGAAGGATTGGCTTGAGAACATAGCTCCGACTGAATATGATAGCACGCTTGGTAAGTTTGTCCATGGCGTCGTGCACGATGAAAATGCCCGAGCTCTTGGTGGAGTTTCGGGGCATGCTGGTTTGTTTTCAAACGCAAGGGATATTGCAGTATTAATGCAAATGATTTTAAATGGCGGAGAATATGGTGGCAAGAGATTTTTCAAAAAGGAAACTGTTGAACTTTTCACAAAGAGACAACCAAACAATCGCGGTCTTGGCTGGGATAATGCTTTATCACCATATGGTAAAAGTGCGCTTGATGGAGCTTTCGGAGAAAACGCCTTTGGGCATACTGGATTTACAGGTACTTCAGTTTATGTTTATCCAGAGAAAAATTTAATCGCAGTTCTTTTGACAAACCGTGTTCATCCAACGAGGGCAAACAATAAACATATTCAGCTCAGAAAAGTTGTTCATAAGGCGATAGCGGAAGCAATCGTGAATTAA
- a CDS encoding Na+:solute symporter — MQLIDWIIVALYFVISIIVGVYYSKRAGKSISEFFLSGRNLPWWLAGTSMVATTFAADTPLAVTELVAKNGIAGNWLWWNFLFGSMLTVFFFARLWRRAGVLTDVEFVELRYSGKPASFLRGFKALYLGLFINTVIIGWVNVAMVSILTGFFGVPEELVRYYVFGAMLIVAIYSALSGLWGVAVTDAIQFVIAMAGTIVLAIVVVNLPEINGVVGLREKLPDWIFKFTPVIGVEKEIAYSGVLALTVSSFIAYIFVQWWASWYPGAEPGGGGYVAQRMMSAKDEKHSLLATLWFTIAHYCIRPWPWIIVGLATLVLYPELAPDDKKLGYIYAMRDYLPTGLKGLLIAAFFAAYMSTIATHLNWGTSYVINDFYKRFIKKDAGEKHYVLVARITTLLVMIASVLITLIIKTISGAWQFIIEASAGLGLVLILRWYWWRVNAWSEIVAMIAPFFGYAYIKFFTEITFPETLFYIVGFTTASWLIATFLTKPVDREHLLNFYRRVRPGGIGWRKIAKEVSEVKPDSGYVYLFIDWLSGVVLVYMALFGIGKIVLGEYLIGIIYLIIGLLAGLIIYFDLSRRGWEKAIE, encoded by the coding sequence ATGCAATTAATTGATTGGATCATTGTCGCCTTATATTTTGTCATAAGCATCATCGTTGGAGTTTATTATTCAAAAAGAGCAGGCAAAAGCATAAGTGAATTTTTTCTATCGGGGAGAAATCTTCCGTGGTGGCTTGCGGGGACTTCAATGGTTGCAACTACATTCGCTGCTGACACTCCGCTTGCTGTGACCGAGCTTGTTGCGAAAAATGGAATAGCCGGAAATTGGCTATGGTGGAATTTTCTTTTCGGTTCAATGTTGACCGTTTTCTTTTTCGCAAGATTATGGAGAAGAGCTGGGGTTTTGACAGATGTTGAATTCGTTGAATTAAGATATTCAGGAAAACCAGCTTCATTTCTCCGTGGCTTCAAAGCGCTTTATCTCGGCTTATTTATAAATACTGTGATAATCGGTTGGGTTAATGTCGCGATGGTTTCAATACTTACTGGTTTTTTTGGTGTTCCGGAGGAATTGGTGAGATATTATGTTTTTGGAGCTATGTTGATAGTTGCAATATATTCAGCTCTTTCGGGATTATGGGGTGTCGCTGTCACCGATGCGATTCAATTTGTCATCGCTATGGCTGGAACTATAGTTTTGGCAATTGTTGTGGTGAATTTACCTGAAATAAACGGAGTTGTGGGTTTAAGGGAAAAACTTCCAGATTGGATTTTCAAATTTACTCCTGTTATAGGGGTGGAAAAAGAAATTGCCTATAGTGGTGTCCTTGCTTTGACGGTTTCATCTTTCATAGCATATATTTTCGTTCAATGGTGGGCTTCGTGGTATCCTGGGGCTGAACCTGGTGGAGGTGGATATGTTGCTCAAAGAATGATGTCAGCAAAAGATGAAAAACATTCTTTGCTTGCAACGCTTTGGTTCACAATTGCTCACTATTGTATAAGACCTTGGCCTTGGATAATTGTCGGGCTTGCAACGCTTGTTTTGTATCCGGAACTTGCTCCGGATGATAAAAAACTTGGCTACATTTATGCAATGAGAGATTATCTTCCTACTGGATTGAAGGGGCTTTTAATAGCTGCATTTTTCGCTGCATATATGTCAACAATAGCAACGCATTTGAATTGGGGAACATCGTATGTTATTAACGACTTTTACAAAAGATTTATTAAAAAAGACGCGGGTGAAAAACATTATGTCTTAGTTGCGAGAATTACAACTTTGCTTGTTATGATTGCTTCTGTTCTTATCACTTTGATAATTAAAACTATTTCGGGGGCTTGGCAGTTTATAATTGAAGCAAGCGCTGGGCTCGGTCTCGTCTTGATCTTGAGATGGTATTGGTGGCGTGTCAATGCGTGGAGCGAGATAGTCGCTATGATTGCGCCATTTTTCGGATATGCGTATATAAAGTTCTTTACAGAAATAACTTTCCCTGAAACCTTATTCTATATCGTTGGGTTTACAACCGCCAGCTGGCTTATTGCAACCTTTTTAACTAAACCAGTTGATAGAGAACACCTTTTAAACTTCTATCGCCGTGTTCGTCCAGGTGGAATAGGATGGAGAAAAATCGCAAAGGAAGTTTCAGAGGTTAAACCAGATTCTGGTTATGTCTATCTTTTCATTGATTGGTTAAGTGGTGTTGTGCTTGTCTATATGGCGCTTTTCGGAATTGGAAAGATAGTATTGGGTGAATATCTAATCGGAATAATCTATTTGATCATTGGTCTTTTAGCAGGGTTGATTATTTATTTTGACCTATCAAGGCGTGGCTGGGAAAAGGCAATTGAATAA
- the polA gene encoding DNA polymerase I codes for MSKKEKLFLLDGTALAYRAYYAFIGRPLVTSGGMNVSAIYGFSNSLIKILDEEKPDYIAVVFDSGQPTFRHELHPEYKATREKMPEDMAIQLQKLKEVIKAFNIPILEIPGYEADDVMGTLAKIAESKGIETYLVTGDKDFLQLVSPMIKIYRPTKGLADIEIVDVEKVKQEWGVTPEQIVDVLGLMGDKVDNVPGVPGIGEKTAIQLVKEFGSIENLVKNVDRIPTQKIKENLKNSIDKALLSKTLVTIKTDVPLDIDIYSLKAKEPNKDKLAELFYELEFKSLIKKLGLTSAVREVEEEKIEEEKKPVKYDSIKTRPHRYHIIKSVDELKELAEKLKLADLISFDTESTGINPLDADLIGMSFAIKPGEAFYVPVSVEISSPGSLFELERKKKTFGIELETVLEFVKPILENPAIKKCGQNLKYDILLMSKYGVWINGVSFDTMVAGYILNPESSHTLEVLAKEYLKYQVIPISQLIGEGRHQKKMSEVSVEKVAEYACEDADITLQLMFKLKSELEKREQLKLCEEVEFPLVEVLAHMESSGVKLDAELLREMSKELDRMLDNLTRDIYNLAGTEFNINSPQQLADVLFRKLKLPPIKTTKTGYSTDVEVLEELAKEHPIAEKLLEYRQIQKLKSTYVDALPKLINPKTGKVHTSFNQTGTATGRLSSSDPNLQNIPIRTEIGREIRKAFIPSEPDWFILSADYSQIELRIMAHLSGDENLISAFRKGLDIHSSTAASVFGVRPEDVNYEMRRKAKEVNFGIMYGISPYGLSQRLGIPQSEAKKIIETYFQRFPKVKEYIDKTIEDARQKGYVSTLLGRRRYVPDINSRNRTVREFAERTAINMRIQGTAADLIKLAMVRIYNEMKQRRFKSRMILQVHDELVFDVSPDEVEQMKELVLDKMQNALQLDVPLVVELGVGKNWFEAHE; via the coding sequence ATGTCAAAAAAGGAAAAACTTTTTCTCCTTGATGGAACCGCCCTTGCTTATAGAGCATATTATGCCTTCATCGGAAGACCACTTGTGACATCAGGTGGAATGAATGTAAGCGCGATCTACGGGTTTTCTAATTCTCTTATAAAAATTCTTGACGAAGAAAAACCTGATTATATCGCTGTCGTTTTTGATTCTGGCCAGCCAACATTTAGACACGAACTACATCCTGAATACAAAGCCACGCGTGAGAAAATGCCAGAAGATATGGCTATTCAACTTCAGAAGTTAAAGGAAGTAATAAAAGCATTCAATATCCCAATTTTAGAAATTCCAGGTTATGAAGCAGATGATGTTATGGGGACGCTTGCTAAAATCGCTGAATCAAAAGGGATAGAAACATATCTCGTCACCGGCGATAAAGATTTCCTTCAGCTTGTCTCACCTATGATAAAAATTTATAGACCGACAAAAGGGCTTGCGGACATTGAAATCGTTGATGTTGAAAAAGTTAAACAAGAATGGGGCGTTACGCCTGAACAAATTGTTGATGTTCTCGGACTTATGGGAGATAAAGTTGATAATGTTCCTGGAGTTCCAGGAATTGGTGAAAAAACCGCAATTCAACTTGTAAAAGAGTTCGGTTCAATTGAGAATCTCGTGAAAAATGTTGACAGGATCCCAACTCAAAAAATAAAAGAGAATCTCAAAAATTCTATAGATAAAGCGTTGCTTTCAAAAACTCTCGTCACGATAAAAACAGATGTCCCGCTTGACATAGATATTTATTCGCTTAAAGCTAAAGAACCGAACAAGGATAAACTTGCGGAGCTTTTCTATGAGCTTGAATTCAAAAGTTTGATCAAAAAACTTGGCCTAACCTCAGCGGTGAGGGAAGTTGAGGAAGAAAAAATTGAAGAAGAGAAAAAGCCTGTAAAGTATGATTCAATAAAAACAAGACCACACCGATATCATATCATTAAAAGCGTGGACGAATTAAAAGAACTCGCTGAAAAATTAAAGTTGGCCGATTTAATTTCATTTGATACTGAGTCAACGGGTATAAATCCGCTTGATGCTGACTTAATTGGGATGTCATTTGCGATTAAGCCTGGCGAAGCTTTTTATGTCCCTGTTTCAGTTGAAATCTCATCTCCTGGTTCCTTGTTTGAGTTGGAAAGAAAAAAGAAGACATTCGGAATAGAACTTGAGACTGTTTTAGAATTTGTGAAACCAATCCTTGAAAATCCAGCGATAAAGAAGTGTGGACAAAATTTAAAATATGACATCCTTTTGATGTCAAAGTATGGAGTTTGGATAAACGGAGTGAGTTTTGATACGATGGTTGCCGGATATATCTTAAATCCAGAAAGTTCTCATACGCTTGAAGTTCTTGCGAAAGAGTATCTTAAATATCAAGTGATTCCAATTTCTCAATTGATTGGAGAAGGTAGACATCAGAAAAAGATGAGCGAAGTTTCGGTTGAGAAAGTCGCAGAGTATGCTTGCGAGGATGCAGATATAACTTTACAGCTTATGTTTAAACTTAAAAGCGAGCTTGAAAAAAGGGAACAACTGAAACTGTGCGAAGAGGTTGAATTCCCACTTGTTGAGGTTTTGGCTCATATGGAATCTTCTGGTGTGAAACTGGATGCTGAACTTTTAAGAGAAATGAGCAAGGAACTTGATAGAATGCTTGATAACTTAACTCGCGATATTTACAATCTTGCTGGAACAGAGTTCAATATAAATTCTCCTCAACAACTTGCAGATGTTCTTTTTAGAAAGCTCAAACTTCCACCTATTAAAACAACTAAAACGGGCTATTCAACAGATGTTGAAGTTTTGGAAGAGCTTGCAAAAGAACATCCAATAGCTGAAAAACTTCTTGAATACAGGCAAATTCAAAAGCTAAAGTCAACTTATGTTGACGCTCTTCCGAAGCTCATCAATCCGAAAACTGGTAAAGTTCATACCTCGTTCAATCAAACTGGAACCGCAACTGGGAGATTATCAAGTAGTGATCCAAACCTTCAAAATATACCAATCAGAACCGAGATAGGACGAGAGATAAGAAAGGCTTTCATCCCTTCTGAACCTGATTGGTTTATATTATCCGCTGATTATTCACAAATTGAACTTCGCATAATGGCTCACTTATCTGGCGATGAGAATTTAATATCTGCTTTCAGAAAAGGATTGGATATTCATTCTTCAACCGCTGCAAGTGTTTTCGGTGTTAGGCCAGAAGATGTAAACTATGAAATGAGAAGAAAGGCGAAGGAAGTTAACTTTGGGATAATGTATGGTATAAGTCCGTATGGTTTATCACAACGACTTGGGATTCCACAATCAGAAGCGAAGAAAATAATAGAAACATACTTTCAGCGATTTCCAAAAGTAAAAGAATATATTGACAAAACAATTGAGGACGCAAGGCAGAAAGGTTATGTTTCAACATTGCTTGGCAGAAGAAGATATGTTCCGGATATAAATAGTAGAAATAGGACGGTTCGTGAGTTTGCAGAACGAACGGCAATAAATATGAGAATTCAGGGAACAGCTGCTGATTTGATAAAACTTGCGATGGTGCGAATTTACAACGAAATGAAACAGCGCAGATTTAAGTCAAGAATGATATTACAAGTCCACGACGAGCTTGTTTTTGATGTTTCACCAGATGAAGTTGAACAGATGAAAGAACTTGTGCTTGATAAAATGCAAAACGCGCTTCAACTTGATGTTCCTTTAGTTGTTGAACTTGGAGTTGGGAAAAACTGGTTTGAAGCGCATGAGTAA
- a CDS encoding acetate kinase, protein MKVLVLNSGSSSIKYQFIETSTYEVLAKGQVERIGMDDAVLTHIRADGDTVKISAEILDHNIAIEYVIAVLLSKNHGVIKDKSEIEAIGHRVVHGGETFSGSVLITDEVIEKIKENIELAPLHNPHNLRGILACKRLLPDTPQVAVFDTAFHQKMPEHAFIYGLPYELYKKYKIRRYGFHGTSHRYVSKRASEIIEIPLENLKIITAHLGNGCSMSAIKYGISIDTTMGFTPLEGLLMGTRAGDLDPAVVLYIMSKEGLTMSEINALLNKHSGLLGISGVSSDMREIINEMKNGNPRAKLAFDVFCYRVKKYIGAYSAAMGGVDVLVFTAGIGENSPDVRKSVCEGLEFLGIKIDDEKNNSPEKEKIISTDDSKVKVLVIPTNEELVIALDTAEIVSESRIVVK, encoded by the coding sequence ATGAAAGTTCTTGTTTTGAATTCCGGAAGTTCTTCTATCAAATACCAATTTATTGAAACATCAACTTACGAGGTCCTTGCCAAAGGACAAGTTGAAAGGATAGGAATGGATGATGCAGTTTTAACTCATATCAGGGCAGATGGAGATACTGTAAAAATAAGCGCTGAGATACTTGACCATAACATTGCGATTGAATATGTGATTGCGGTTCTGTTAAGCAAAAATCACGGTGTAATAAAAGATAAATCAGAGATAGAAGCAATTGGACATCGTGTTGTCCATGGTGGTGAAACTTTCTCTGGCTCAGTTCTCATAACTGACGAAGTTATTGAAAAAATAAAAGAAAACATTGAACTTGCTCCGCTACACAATCCACACAACCTTCGTGGAATTTTAGCTTGTAAGCGACTTTTACCAGATACGCCGCAAGTCGCGGTATTTGATACTGCTTTTCACCAAAAAATGCCCGAACACGCTTTCATTTATGGCTTGCCTTATGAACTTTATAAAAAATATAAAATCAGAAGGTATGGTTTTCACGGGACTTCACATAGATATGTATCAAAAAGAGCAAGTGAAATAATTGAGATACCACTTGAAAATTTAAAAATTATAACCGCACATCTTGGAAACGGATGTAGCATGTCCGCTATCAAATATGGAATTTCAATTGATACAACAATGGGCTTTACACCTCTTGAAGGTTTGCTCATGGGAACACGAGCAGGGGATTTAGATCCAGCAGTTGTTCTTTACATAATGAGCAAGGAAGGTTTAACAATGTCGGAAATAAATGCGCTTTTAAACAAGCATAGTGGGCTTCTCGGGATTTCAGGTGTAAGTAGCGATATGCGGGAAATAATAAACGAAATGAAGAACGGAAATCCAAGGGCAAAGCTTGCGTTTGATGTCTTTTGTTATCGTGTTAAGAAATATATCGGTGCTTATTCCGCAGCAATGGGTGGAGTAGATGTGCTTGTTTTCACAGCTGGAATTGGCGAAAATAGCCCTGATGTGAGAAAGAGCGTTTGTGAAGGTCTTGAATTTCTCGGGATCAAAATTGATGATGAAAAGAATAATTCACCAGAAAAGGAAAAAATCATATCAACTGATGATTCAAAAGTAAAAGTCCTCGTGATACCAACAAACGAAGAGCTCGTGATCGCCCTTGACACTGCAGAAATAGTAAGCGAGAGTAGGATAGTGGTTAAGTAA
- a CDS encoding GtrA family protein, translating to MDLILKFIKFSIVGFTGVIVDFGTTFIAKEKLKIQKYIANSIGFTLAATNNYILNRIWTFQSKDPEILLQYGKFFIISIVGLLLNNLIVYLLHGRAKLNFYISKGFAIVVVTLWNFFANYKFTFR from the coding sequence ATGGACTTAATTTTGAAATTTATTAAGTTCAGCATCGTTGGATTTACGGGCGTTATCGTTGATTTTGGCACTACTTTCATAGCGAAAGAAAAGCTAAAAATTCAAAAATACATCGCCAACAGCATAGGTTTTACGCTTGCTGCAACGAATAATTATATACTCAACAGAATATGGACATTCCAAAGCAAAGATCCTGAAATACTTCTTCAATATGGAAAGTTTTTTATAATTTCAATAGTCGGATTGCTATTAAATAATCTCATTGTCTATCTTCTTCACGGGAGAGCGAAGTTAAACTTCTACATTTCAAAAGGTTTCGCGATCGTTGTCGTGACGCTATGGAACTTTTTCGCAAACTACAAATTCACCTTTAGATAA
- a CDS encoding DUF2029 domain-containing protein yields MSKFFDKFRTLALNLRNLFIVYFLLAVSAGIHSYLIGPQEFAGRQYTHYNNFLTFKYSYFHLIQNKDLYIEYPDEHWDYFKYSPTFALMMFPFAYLPNLIGLLLWNLVNSLILFFAIKELKIDDKIKALILWFTAIELLTSIQNEQSNGLMAGLFILSFVLFEKNKPLLATLLLTISAYIKIFGIIGFILILLYPNRLKAILYSAFWMVLFAIAPLIVISFDQLKFLYTSWLNLLKWDYSASIGLSVAGWLKTWFNFEPPKFLITLFGAIFLLLPLLKWKNFENFGFRFLYLASILIWVVIFNHKAESPTYVIAISGVGIWYFSQKKKMENFILLILAFIFTSLSPTDLFPKFLRDSLVIPYVLKAVPCIFIWMKLTYELIFDKFELKKELRWT; encoded by the coding sequence TTGAGCAAATTTTTTGATAAATTCCGCACTCTTGCCCTAAACCTGCGAAATTTATTTATCGTTTACTTTCTTCTCGCTGTGTCAGCGGGAATACATTCTTATTTAATTGGACCGCAAGAATTCGCTGGAAGACAATACACGCACTACAATAATTTTCTAACATTCAAGTATTCGTACTTTCATTTGATTCAAAACAAGGATCTCTACATTGAATATCCCGATGAACATTGGGATTACTTCAAATATAGCCCTACATTTGCGCTGATGATGTTTCCATTTGCATACTTGCCGAACTTGATAGGTTTACTTTTATGGAATCTTGTTAACTCTTTGATCTTGTTTTTTGCAATCAAGGAGCTGAAAATAGATGACAAAATTAAAGCATTGATTCTATGGTTCACTGCAATTGAACTTCTGACCTCAATTCAAAACGAACAAAGCAATGGCTTAATGGCTGGACTTTTCATTTTATCCTTCGTATTATTTGAAAAGAACAAACCTTTGCTTGCTACGCTATTATTAACCATATCAGCATACATCAAGATATTTGGAATTATCGGTTTCATCTTGATATTGCTCTATCCCAACAGATTGAAAGCAATTCTTTATTCAGCTTTCTGGATGGTGCTTTTTGCAATAGCTCCGCTTATCGTCATATCGTTTGATCAATTAAAATTTCTTTACACAAGCTGGCTAAATTTGTTAAAGTGGGATTACTCTGCCTCAATTGGATTATCCGTTGCAGGATGGTTAAAAACATGGTTTAATTTTGAGCCACCTAAATTTTTGATCACTCTTTTTGGTGCGATTTTCTTACTTTTACCACTTCTCAAATGGAAAAATTTTGAAAATTTCGGCTTTAGATTTCTTTATTTGGCGTCCATTTTAATTTGGGTGGTGATATTTAATCACAAAGCAGAATCTCCAACATATGTAATTGCAATTTCTGGAGTTGGTATCTGGTATTTTTCACAAAAGAAAAAGATGGAAAACTTCATTCTTCTTATTCTTGCTTTTATTTTCACTTCGCTTTCGCCAACTGATCTGTTTCCCAAATTTCTGAGAGATTCACTCGTCATCCCGTATGTTTTAAAAGCTGTGCCATGCATATTTATTTGGATGAAACTGACATATGAACTTATATTTGATAAATTTGAATTAAAGAAGGAATTGCGATGGACTTAA